The DNA sequence AAGACGGTAAAATTGTACGTTTTCCTCTCTAATAAGCTTGACAGCAAGTAGGCAATCCGTTTCCACTTCGAATTTAGTATAATTTGGTATTTCTTTTACGAGTTTTAGACTTGACGTAGGTTTCATTTTAATTGGTTTTATTCGAATATATAGAGGTTTTCTTAGCGTAATCTATAATATGTTTGATTTTGAGTGAGTTTTCAAATACAATGACACGGTTAACTGTTCTGGAAACATCTAATCCAAATACTCTACAATCTGTGTAATTTGTAAAAGCCAAAAAAACAAATACTCCGTATAATATATCTTAAAAATAATTCCTTAAAAGAAAATCAAGGGCGTGTAATCTAATTTTAATTCTCTCTATCATCTCAGTTTTTTCTCTATCCTTATTCTTTTAAACACCCCACCCACCCACCTAACCCACCCCTTCTCTCTCTCATTGATCAATTGTCGAAAATTGAAAAGCTGCAGACATGGCTGGCCCGATTTTGGCCGATCCACCGCCGTCTGCAGAGGCGAATTCCACCGGTGAACTCGACGGTCTTCCAATTCCACCGCTTGACCCTACCTATTTTGCCCAACACATGACCGCAGCAGATCAAGGAAAAATTGACAGGTTTCCAATGGAATTACCGGAAGATGATGACTTCATGCTTGATGACCTCGATTTCAATTTATCATTCGATGATATCTTCCTTAACAACGGTGATGCCATTCTCAACCCTGATTTCCTGGCCGATTATCTCGAGTCGGATACAGATCGAGTTGACCCGAGTTGTTATGGTCTACATGGGAATCAACTTATCGGGAATTTTGATAAATCTTCTGGAGAGGAACCTCCGGATTCGAAATTTGTTCCAGTTGACCTGAATTGCTTTGGTCAACATGGGAGTCAATTGGTTGGGGATTTCGACGATTCTTCTAGATATTTCAAGTTGACGTCAGCGAAATTCTGTAATTTTTCCAGAAATCAAGCAGTTGGAGGCGTTATGGTTATGGATACCTCATCGCTAGAGCTTCGACAGAGCTCAAGTGGCTCAGATATTTTGAATGTGACGTCGTCCCACCAGGCTTCGGGAGCGGCATTCTTCACCCTCTTATTTTTTTCCCAGCCgcggaggaacgtcttctctttgtttgtttgttctctggccggggactccgagaagaagcatTCGCACCAGAACCAGGCCCGGAGACAACTGTATGTGTAAAAGCCTCCCGCAGCAGCCCCGCTGCATCAGTAGGATtagccaaaacatcctcctcggggacGACAATTAAGCCCTAGGTAGACCGGAATTCAATAGGAGAGAAGGAAGGGTCAAACAACTTCCTTATATAAAAGGGTAAAAACAAGATGAGTTTGATTTACCAAGATTTTGgaccttccacccatatttaagggATAGTTCTTTCCACATGTGGGTTTTGTGCGTAGTAACGTCCAAAATTATATGGACCCATttgtccaagccttcaaccctatGTGGAAACCATCGAGTCGCTGAAATAAGTAAAAGAAGAGCGGTCAATAACGATGTGGAATGATCTTTAACGGAAGAAAAAACAAATGGTagacttacgagtgcggttccataaTTCCAGAAAGGCTGGATCCATGGCCGGGATTATGTCACTGGTGATGACTGAAACGTCTAGCTTTGTTGTATACTTAGAAAACATAAgccacacaatcaatccttaaccatctatggttctcacgattgtgttcatttcagccatgaacaccgcctggtttcatgagtgcttagagaatgggcctttactttcattccccttgaatcggcttacacttcacactcatgtaggtgatttctaaacgtgtaatacTATAGACACACTATCGGGTCATTttctgccagacttagcaaatcattaaaaaactttaagctttattgactcatcaaaaagccttaatgctttaccatAATTTCTGAATATTGTCTTTATCACGAGAATAGGTtaagttatttgacaatgttgaaccgtcattcataactttatttgatctctttgaacctagctcttgggatctccagtctgctaggtagagttaccgccatgatgacttgtcctaggccttaACCACATTCCATTCGATGATCTTTCAATTGCCTCTCTATATAGTCCTTTTGTAAATGGATCAGATACATTATCTCTCGACTtcacatagtcaattgtgataacaccactagatgGTAGTTGTCTAATGGTATTGTGTCTCTGTCGTGTGTGACGAGATATtctgttatacataacgctccatTCCCTATCTATTGTCGCTTGattatcacaatgtatacatataggtgccaaaggtttgggccaaaatggaatatatTCCAAAAAATTTTGGatccattcagcttcttcaccaaccttgtctaaagctatgaattcagatttcaTTGTAGAATGGGCGATGCGCGTTTGTTTGGATAATTTCCAAGACACTGATCCACCACCAATTGTGAAAATATATCCACtcatggatttaacttcagatgatccggtGATCCAGTTTGCATCATATCCCTAAATcatggagggatatttgttataatgcaaaggaTAGTCTTGCGTATGTtttagataccccaaaactcgtttcattgccatccaatatatttgattgggattgcttgtaaaccgactcagtttgctAATAGCACATACTATATCTGGTCATGtataattcatgatatacatcgaACTTTCAAATAttcttgcatagtccagttgtgagtcactttcaccttcattcttttgaagtacATAACTCacatcaattggagtcttggcaatcttGAAATACAAATACTTGAAATTGTCAAGTATGTTTTTCAATGTAgtgactgtgataatgctagaccttgtggagtcttatgaattctgattcctaagatcacatcagcaactcctaagtctttcatgtcgaatttgctagctagtatgcgcttagtagcatttatatctgccatatctttactcattatcaacatgtcatcaacatataaaaaaataatgacttcatgacctagagtgtttttaatgtaaacacatttatcACAGTCGTTGATTTTAAAACTATttgccaatattgtttggtcaaatttagcATGCCATTATTtaggtgcttgtttaagtccataaaacgACTTAACATTCTTGcttagattcaacacatatttgatattttgatttattaaactcgaatttaggcaatacttccaaattaattaacttccgcaaggttttataattgacatatCCTAAACGaatataaattatttgactccaataaTTAAGAGGaagctaaaattttattaatactaccaacaaccattacattgaaTTTGAataggccctctgtgaggtagccctttccaacatacatatcattcttgcttacaataaCTTTGTTAAATCCAattacacatttgaatccattcttaataAGTAAAGAAGTTGAAACTAAATTTTTTCTAAttgtaggaacatgaagaacgttgttgaacgttaacaccttgccggaagtcatcttcaggaatatcttcctaTAACCCTCAATCTTACATGTTGCAATATTtttccatggaaagctcttcttcgggaccaacaGTAGAGTAGgtcgcaaatgcttctttgacagcacaaacacgagtggctccagagtcaatccaccactccttcggatttttAACTAAGTTACATTCcaaaagcattgcacacagatcatcaatgtcatcattcttctccactatgttggcatgtcccCTTTTCTTGTCCTTTTTCGGGAGACggcaatcaggggctttgtgaccagctttttcacaattgtagcagttgcccttgaattttttcttgttctgctccttagtctgtccagaagacctcttcaacttcttactttttggagtagtctcctcaacgatattagctcccataattgttgaatttccacgagacttcttttcggttgttttattatcttcctcaatcttgagacgaaacacaagatcttccaactttatttctttgcgcttgtgctttagataatttttgaaatctctccatGAAGGAGGCAACTTTTAAATCATTGAATCCACTTGAAATACTTCATTCACTACCATACCTTTAGTAATAAGGTCgtaaaaaataagttgaagctcttgaacttgggttccaacggttttgctatctatcattttatagtctagaaacttggcaaccacgaacttttTTAAGCACGCATCTTTAGTCTTATACTTCTTCTCAAGTgtatcccataattctttcgaaataTTTATAGCACTgtagacattgtacaagtcatcctccaaAGCACTTAGGGTATAgtctttgcaaagaaaatctgcttgTTTTCACGCCTCAATAATCATAAACTTCTCGTTGTCTGGCGTCGGCGGCAGGCACTGGAGGGTCTTCACTGGTAAAGTTTTGCATACCAAGCGTGACAAGCcaaaagaacaccctttgctatcatcctttgaagttggctctaGAAATTTTTCCTGGTTTTTTGGTCGGTGGCACAACAGTTTCgtttgacgaggctatcgtcgttgccgcaatagtcACAGAAGGATTTTCATTTTCAATTGCCATTTCTTACTgtcaacaacagaagagttcaattaatggcggAAAAtagaacagtaaacaatactgtaaTTAATAATAAATAGTATGTTTAATAAACAAAATctgaagtttttatatactgtttcacaagaaaacgatgaagtttttatgctCTTCAAATCATTTCTGAATTttaatactctgatgaagtttttatatctttaaatcagaaatagaaaaattcagaaggagtagaaaactaCAAAGGTTTCAATCTCCAAAACAGAATATAGATTACAGTataaataatttccttaagattgttagtcaaACTGTAATACTATAATACAATAAAACAGTACTATATTTCTGTAACAAAAATTAGAAACAGAAAATCAGAAGTAAAGCCGAATCTCAAAATAATCAAATATAATCTGAAATATAAATTTTGGAATGAAATCAAACCGACTGAATGCACAGTGTATTCTTaaaaaaattattcccctcaagtacccgaggtgttggaatattaAATTACCTCCCAGggtagaacgatttaactcaccagagtaTCGGTACCCAAAACGCTGGTGAACGGCGAACCACTTAATGGTTATAAATCACACTGAAATTTACTTGtgcagaagaaggagaagaagttcagaaaattttcgtaaggaaagattttgggatcaaggcatatttatagacattttctggcactgtttctgaaaagtttgcaacctttcagaaacaaccatggctgttggaaTAGGCGAGAATGTTCAAAATATTCCGAAAAAATAATCCATAAAAGAAACGAACCGGGTCGCGTCGCGCACGGGTCCTAGGTTCTTGTGGGTTGACTTTtcgttaaataaataaataaattaattaaataaccaaagccgaagccgaagccattTAACACCaaggtagtttgtacgcagatcttacccctaccctagggtagagagactgtttccgatagatcctcggctcCCTCCCACCAAGAACTCtctaccttgctcttggggtgactcgaactcacaacatcttggttggaagtggagggtgctcactattagagcaacccactcttgtcaaccAAGGGAAACACTTTCTCAAAATAAATACATTCTATTTTTTTTCCACCAACAATGAGGTACACTTGTTATTTCTAAAGCACAAGAGAGCTCACTTTCCCTTTACATTTCTTCCATTCAATTCCCATTCACCAACCTTTAATCCTAACAAAATGAAGATAATAATAGCCTTGTTAACttccaataaatatttatattctTTAATAATAGCTCTAAGAGGGTGAAATTGTGTGTTATCTCTTTTAATGAGCTTGACAGCAAGTAGGCAATCCGTTTCCACTTCCAATTTAgcatattttatttcttttactaGTTTTAGATTTGATGTAGGTTTCATTTTAGtttggctttttttttttttttttaatatagagGTTTTCTTATCGTAATCTATAATATGTTTGACTTTGACATCTAGTTCAAATACAATTTGTGTAAAAAGCCAAAAAACAAATACTCCGTACAATATATCTTTAAAGTaactttttttttccttaaaagaAAAGCAAGGGCGTGTACTCCAATTTTAATTCTCTCTATCATCTCAGTTTATTCTCTATGCTTATTCCTTAAACGCCCctcgacccccccccccccccccaagcaacccacccctctctctctctctgaccGGGAATTGAAGAACTCCAGACATGGCTGACCCGATTTTGGCCGATCCACCGCCGTCTGCAACGGAGAATCCCACCGGTGAATTCGACGGTCTTCCAATTCCACCGCTTGACCCTACCTATTTTGCCCAACACATGACCGCAGCAGATCAAGGAAAAATCAACGGGTTTCCAATGGAATTACCGGAAGATGATGAATTCATGCTTGATGACCTCGATTTCGATTTGTCCTTCGATGATATCTTCCTTAATAACGGTGATGCGGTTCTCAGCCCTGATTTCCTGGCCGATTGTCTCGGGTCGGATACGGATCGAGTTGACCCGAGTTGCTATGGTCTACCTGGGAATCAACTGATCGGGAATTTTGACAATTCTTCCGGAGAGGAACCTCCGGGTTCGAAATTTGTTCCAGCTGACCCGAATTGCTTTGGTCAACCTGGGAGTCAATTGGTTGGGGATTTCGACGATTCTTCTAGATATTTCAAGTCGACGTCAGCGGAATTCTGTAATTTTTCCGGAAATCAAGCAGCTGGAGGCGTTATGATTATGGATACATCATCGCCGGAGCTTCGACAGAGCTCAAGCGGCTCAGACGTTTTGAATGCAACGTCGTCGACATCGTCCCACCAGGTTTCTGGCGATGTCTCCGGGTACCTGAACGTGCCATCGCCGGAGTCCAATGGATCCAACCATGAGGGTTCTCGGGAGTCTGGTAATGACAACAAGGGTTTGGGTGATGCAAGGGTTTTGAATTGCCATTCGCCGGAGTCGCAGGGTTCCGGCAACTGTGGTTCAAATGTCTCAGAAGGGCTGAATTATCCATCAGATTCGAACAAATCGGTACATTCTTCTCCTAATTTTGGAAACAATTCAATAAAAAATGGAGTTGTAGAAGAGAAAATCAAATTAGAGGGTGTCAATGCTAATATAAGTAACTGTAGCTCCTTGTTGAAGAGGAAAAAAAGTAGTGAAGATTCTAATAACATAGGCATACACCAAAAATTGACTAATGATGGATTGATTGACAATGTTAATAATGATGAGGATGAAAAGAAGAGAGCTAGATTGATTAGGAATAGGGAAAGTGCTCAACTGTCAAGGCAAAGAAAAAAGCACTATGTTGAGGAATTAGAGGATAAAGTTAGAATAATGCATTCAACAATTCAAGATTTGAATGCTAAGATATCTTATATAATTGCGGAAAATGCTACTCTAAAGACGCAGTTGGGGGGTGCTGGTGTACCTTCGCAGGTGCCACCACCACCCCCTGGGATGTATCCGCATCATCCTGTGATGTATCCGTGGATGCCGTATACACCACCTTATATGGTGAAACCGCAAGGATCACAAGTGCCGTTGGTTCCCATTCCTAAGTTGAAACCACAGGGTACAGCGCCAGCGCCAAAGAGTAGCAAGAAAGTGGAGAAAAATAGGACTGAGGTGAAAACTAAGAAGGTTGCAAGTGTTAGTTTCCTTGGCTTGTTGTTCTTCATGCTGCTATTTGGTGGGTTGGTTCCTTTATTAAATGTGAGATATGGAGGAATGAGGGAACCATTCATGAGTGGAGATTCTTTTGGGAGTGGGTCTTATGAGAAACATTATGGAAGAGTCTTGGCTGTTGACGGGCCTGTGAATGGGACTGGTCATTCTGGAAAATACAGTGGAAAGGATTATAGCTCACATTGTGGTCGAAGAGGTCAGGATGAGAGCGCTCAGCCAAAGGTCAATGGCAGTGACCCTCTAGCTGCATCTTTGTATGTCCCAAGGAATGATAAACTTGTGAAGATTGATGGAAACTTGATAATTCATTCTGTATTGGCAAGTGAAAAAGCCATGGCATCTCATGGAGGTGCTGATAAGAACAATAGAGAGACAGG is a window from the Nicotiana tomentosiformis chromosome 10, ASM39032v3, whole genome shotgun sequence genome containing:
- the LOC104104290 gene encoding bZIP transcription factor 17-like; the protein is MADPILADPPPSATENPTGEFDGLPIPPLDPTYFAQHMTAADQGKINGFPMELPEDDEFMLDDLDFDLSFDDIFLNNGDAVLSPDFLADCLGSDTDRVDPSCYGLPGNQLIGNFDNSSGEEPPGSKFVPADPNCFGQPGSQLVGDFDDSSRYFKSTSAEFCNFSGNQAAGGVMIMDTSSPELRQSSSGSDVLNATSSTSSHQVSGDVSGYLNVPSPESNGSNHEGSRESGNDNKGLGDARVLNCHSPESQGSGNCGSNVSEGLNYPSDSNKSVHSSPNFGNNSIKNGVVEEKIKLEGVNANISNCSSLLKRKKSSEDSNNIGIHQKLTNDGLIDNVNNDEDEKKRARLIRNRESAQLSRQRKKHYVEELEDKVRIMHSTIQDLNAKISYIIAENATLKTQLGGAGVPSQVPPPPPGMYPHHPVMYPWMPYTPPYMVKPQGSQVPLVPIPKLKPQGTAPAPKSSKKVEKNRTEVKTKKVASVSFLGLLFFMLLFGGLVPLLNVRYGGMREPFMSGDSFGSGSYEKHYGRVLAVDGPVNGTGHSGKYSGKDYSSHCGRRGQDESAQPKVNGSDPLAASLYVPRNDKLVKIDGNLIIHSVLASEKAMASHGGADKNNRETGLAVPGDLAPAIAGSHPHLYRSPAVGQRALGTGEENGKSTVQQWFLEGVAGPLLSSGMCTEVFQFDVSSSAPGAVVPATNARNLSMEERQNATHVHKVRNRRILNGPSVSLSRPSHNISEEQTGKQENLSGNKSLSSMVVSVLVDPREAGDGDVDGMMGPKSLSRIFVVVLIDSVKYVTYSCMLPFKGSVPLVTT